The following proteins are encoded in a genomic region of Eulemur rufifrons isolate Redbay chromosome 18, OSU_ERuf_1, whole genome shotgun sequence:
- the H3C10 gene encoding histone H3.1 — MARTKQTARKSTGGKAPRKQLATKAARKSAPATGGVKKPHRYRPGTVALREIRRYQKSTELLIRKLPFQRLVREIAQDFKTDLRFQSSAVMALQEACEAYLVGLFEDTNLCAIHAKRVTIMPKDIQLARRIRGERA; from the coding sequence ATGGCTCGTACGAAGCAGACAGCTCGCAAGTCCACCGGCGGTAAGGCTCCGCGCAAACAGCTGGCCACCAAGGCGGCCCGCAAGAGCGCCCCGGCCACCGGCGGCGTGAAGAAGCCCCACCGCTATCGTCCTGGAACCGTGGCTCTCCGTGAGATCCGCCGCTACCAGAAGTCTACAGAGCTGCTGATCCGAAAGCTGCCTTTCCAGCGTCTGGTGCGGGAGATCGCGCAGGACTTCAAGACCGACCTGCGCTTCCAGAGCTCGGCGGTGATGGCGCTGCAGGAGGCTTGTGAGGCTTACTTGGTGGGGCTCTTCGAGGACACCAACCTGTGCGCTATCCATGCCAAGCGTGTCACAATCATGCCTAAGGACATCCAGCTTGCGCGTCGTATCCGTGGTGAAAGGGCCTGA
- the LOC138399084 gene encoding histone H2A type 1 — MSGRGKQGGKARAKAKTRSSRAGLQFPVGRVHRLLRKGNYAERVGAGAPVYLAAVLEYLTAEILELAGNAARDNKKTRIIPRHLQLAIRNDEELNKLLGKVTIAQGGVLPNIQAVLLPKKTESHHKAKGK, encoded by the coding sequence ATGTCTGGCCGTGGCAAACAAGGAGGCAAAGCTCGCGCCAAGGCGAAAACTCGCTCTTCTCGGGCGGGCCTTCAGTTTCCTGTAGGCCGTGTGCACCGCCTGCTCCGCAAAGGCAACTATGCCGAGCGGGTCGGAGCCGGCGCGCCGGTGTACCTGGCGGCGGTGTTGGAGTATCTGACCGCCGAAATTCTGGAGCTGGCGGGCAACGCGGCTCGGGACAACAAGAAGACTCGTATCATCCCTCGCCACCTGCAGCTGGCCATCCGCAACGATGAGGAGCTCAACAAGCTGCTGGGCAAAGTCACCATCGCTCAGGGCGGCGTTCTGCCCAACATCCAGGCCGTACTGCTGCCAAAGAAAACTGAGAGCCACCACAAGGCCAAGGGCAAGTAG